In the Streptomyces sp. NBC_00525 genome, one interval contains:
- a CDS encoding CGNR zinc finger domain-containing protein, with the protein MLIPHDTRIALDVVVDLVNTAPESEPEGGAAADGLADIGALHAFAARHRVSGVGALDEKDLRAVHRVRARFAEVFAAEDARTAAGLVNALVAAAGTTPQLTAHDGYDWHVHYFSPDASLADHLAADCGMALAFIIVAGETERLRRCEAPDCRHAFVDLSRNRSRRYCSSRTCGNRLHVAAYRARRREAAG; encoded by the coding sequence GTGCTGATCCCTCACGACACCCGGATCGCCCTCGACGTAGTGGTCGATCTGGTGAACACCGCCCCGGAGAGCGAGCCGGAAGGGGGCGCGGCTGCCGACGGGCTCGCCGACATCGGGGCACTCCACGCCTTCGCCGCCCGCCATCGGGTGAGCGGGGTCGGCGCGCTCGACGAGAAGGACCTGCGGGCCGTGCACCGGGTGCGGGCGCGGTTCGCCGAGGTCTTCGCGGCCGAGGACGCGCGGACCGCCGCCGGACTGGTCAACGCCCTGGTGGCGGCGGCCGGCACCACGCCGCAGCTCACCGCCCACGACGGCTACGACTGGCATGTGCACTACTTCTCGCCGGACGCCTCGCTGGCCGACCACCTGGCGGCCGACTGCGGCATGGCCCTCGCCTTCATCATCGTGGCGGGCGAGACGGAGCGGCTGCGGCGGTGCGAGGCGCCGGACTGCCGGCACGCCTTCGTCGATCTGTCCCGCAACCGCTCCCGCCGCTACTGCTCCAGCCGCACCTGCGGTAATCGCCTGCATGTGGCCGCGTACCGGGCACGCCGCAGGGAAGCGGCCGGCTGA
- a CDS encoding acetylxylan esterase, whose translation MALFDLPLNQLRGYRPELDEPADFDAFWERSLDEAAAHPLDAVFDPYDAALSTVDSYDVSFAGWGGHRIRAWLLVPAGAEGPLPTVVHYLGYGGGRGLPIDHLVWPAAGWAALVMDTRGQGAVNHHSAGGTPDPHGAANPQAPGFMTNGILDPETYYYRRVFTDAVRAVEVARSHPSVDSDRIVVNGASQGGGIAQAVAALSPHVKAAFIDVPFLTHFRRAVEITDEDPYQEIVRFLATRHDAQARVFRTLAYFDGVSFAARGTVPALYSVALMDAICPPSTVFAAYNHWAGPKEIEVYPWNGHEGGTGVHRAAQLRKLRELR comes from the coding sequence ATGGCCCTGTTCGACCTGCCCCTGAACCAACTGCGCGGCTACCGCCCGGAGCTCGACGAGCCGGCGGACTTCGACGCGTTTTGGGAGCGCTCCCTCGACGAGGCCGCCGCTCACCCGCTGGACGCCGTGTTCGACCCCTACGACGCCGCGCTGAGCACGGTCGACTCGTACGACGTGTCGTTCGCGGGCTGGGGCGGCCACCGGATACGCGCCTGGCTGCTGGTGCCCGCGGGCGCCGAGGGCCCGCTGCCCACCGTCGTGCACTACCTCGGCTACGGCGGCGGGCGCGGGCTGCCGATCGACCACCTCGTGTGGCCCGCCGCCGGCTGGGCCGCCCTGGTCATGGACACTCGGGGCCAGGGAGCCGTCAACCACCACTCGGCGGGCGGGACGCCGGACCCGCACGGCGCGGCCAACCCGCAGGCGCCGGGGTTCATGACCAACGGCATCCTGGACCCGGAGACGTACTACTACCGCCGGGTCTTCACCGACGCGGTGCGCGCCGTCGAGGTCGCCCGAAGCCACCCGTCCGTCGACTCCGACCGGATCGTGGTGAACGGGGCCAGCCAGGGCGGCGGCATCGCCCAGGCGGTGGCGGCCCTCAGCCCGCACGTGAAGGCCGCGTTCATCGACGTACCGTTCCTGACGCACTTCCGGCGGGCCGTCGAGATCACCGACGAGGACCCGTACCAGGAGATCGTCAGGTTCCTGGCCACCCGGCACGACGCGCAGGCGCGGGTGTTCCGCACCCTGGCGTACTTCGACGGCGTCAGCTTCGCCGCGCGGGGGACCGTGCCGGCGCTCTACTCGGTCGCCCTGATGGACGCCATCTGCCCGCCGTCCACGGTCTTCGCCGCCTACAACCACTGGGCGGGGCCCAAGGAGATCGAGGTCTACCCCTGGAACGGCCACGAGGGCGGCACCGGGGTGCACCGCGCGGCCCAGCTGCGGAAGCTGCGCGAACTGCGCTGA
- a CDS encoding DsbA family protein has product MSDSSPSAPVVLDFWCELQCPDCHHALTDVAALRARYGDRIEVRLRHFPLEKHKHAYAAAQAAEEAMAQGDAWPYIEAVLARTGDLAARGEKLLVEVAGELGLDAEEFDTALIDGRHMLIVDADQAEGKAIGVTGTPTYVIGGERLDGGKSQEGLRERIEEIADRLLAG; this is encoded by the coding sequence ATGAGCGATTCCTCCCCCTCGGCACCGGTCGTCCTCGACTTCTGGTGCGAGCTCCAGTGCCCCGACTGCCACCACGCCCTCACCGATGTGGCCGCCCTGCGCGCCCGCTACGGAGACCGGATCGAGGTGCGGCTGCGCCACTTCCCGCTGGAGAAGCACAAGCACGCGTACGCCGCCGCGCAGGCCGCCGAGGAGGCGATGGCGCAGGGCGACGCCTGGCCCTACATCGAGGCGGTCCTCGCACGCACCGGCGACCTCGCGGCGCGCGGCGAGAAGCTACTGGTCGAGGTGGCCGGTGAACTGGGGCTGGACGCCGAGGAGTTCGACACCGCGCTGATCGACGGCCGGCACATGCTGATCGTGGACGCGGACCAGGCCGAGGGCAAGGCGATCGGGGTGACCGGCACGCCGACGTATGTGATCGGCGGGGAGCGCCTGGACGGCGGCAAGAGCCAGGAGGGGCTGCGCGAGCGCATCGAGGAGATCGCCGACCGGCTCCTGGCCGGTTAG
- a CDS encoding GNAT family N-acetyltransferase, translating into MTTTLRPTGPIQSGADGAQRRAYDICDNGRPVGFLALAVEAGAGGSTGLITELRVDEAVRRRGRGTIAVLAAEEILRGWGCALVCAEVPADDTVGLRMASALGYTERSRNMLKTLPAEPPALPDGLVARPMTPAQFTVWSEKAIGMYAGSLVSRGIPREVAHEAARASHARHLPDGLATAGARFDLLFRADGGESVGDIWESIFEMHPGLVIGYVFNVEVAPEQRGRGYGRALMLQAERMALAAGETRIGLHVITSNTPALRLYESLGYEPTQYNFSKEL; encoded by the coding sequence ATGACGACGACACTGCGGCCGACCGGGCCGATCCAGTCAGGCGCCGACGGCGCACAGCGACGCGCGTACGACATCTGCGACAACGGCCGCCCCGTCGGCTTCCTCGCGCTCGCCGTCGAAGCGGGAGCGGGCGGCTCGACCGGCCTGATCACGGAACTGCGCGTCGACGAGGCGGTCCGCAGGCGCGGCCGGGGCACCATCGCCGTGCTGGCCGCCGAGGAGATCCTGCGCGGCTGGGGCTGCGCCCTGGTGTGCGCGGAGGTGCCCGCGGACGACACCGTGGGCCTGCGGATGGCCAGCGCCCTCGGCTACACCGAACGCAGCCGCAACATGCTCAAGACGCTGCCCGCCGAACCCCCGGCCCTGCCGGACGGCCTCGTCGCCCGCCCGATGACCCCCGCGCAGTTCACCGTCTGGTCGGAGAAGGCGATAGGGATGTACGCGGGCAGTCTGGTGAGCCGCGGCATCCCGCGCGAGGTGGCCCACGAGGCGGCCCGCGCCTCCCACGCCCGCCATCTCCCGGACGGCCTCGCCACCGCGGGGGCACGGTTCGACCTGCTGTTCCGCGCGGACGGCGGCGAATCGGTCGGTGACATCTGGGAGTCGATCTTCGAGATGCACCCCGGCCTGGTGATCGGCTACGTCTTCAACGTGGAGGTGGCGCCGGAGCAGCGGGGGAGGGGCTACGGGCGGGCCCTGATGCTCCAGGCCGAGCGGATGGCCCTGGCGGCCGGCGAGACGAGGATCGGACTGCACGTCATCACCTCCAACACCCCGGCGCTCAGGCTGTACGAGTCCCTCGGCTACGAGCCGACCCAGTACAACTTCTCCAAGGAGCTCTAG
- a CDS encoding chorismate-binding protein, with amino-acid sequence MARFGGLVASGLRDVTTDPAALDSSGFWAVCAGFEGSLLCARFDTVRPAAVPAPVPGAWRGPAAGDWTSSLDRDAYTEGVRRIRTYIAAGEVYQANLCRVLSAPLPGREHADVDALTALLARGNPAPYAGTIRLPAHGVEIATASPELFLRRDGRTVESGPIKGTGRTEDDLLEKDYAENVMIVDLVRNDLGRVCATGSVTVPDLCAVEKHPGLVHLVSTVRGRLADDAGWPEILAAAFPPGSVTGAPKSSALRIIGELETAPRGPYCGGIGWVDADRSTASLAVGIRTFWTDRTGPAPVLRFGTGAGITWGSDPEREWAETELKASVLLALASAP; translated from the coding sequence ATGGCCCGCTTCGGCGGCCTCGTCGCCTCCGGTCTGCGGGACGTGACGACCGATCCCGCCGCCCTCGACTCGTCCGGCTTCTGGGCCGTCTGCGCGGGTTTCGAGGGCTCCCTGCTCTGCGCCCGCTTCGACACCGTGCGCCCCGCCGCCGTGCCCGCCCCGGTCCCCGGCGCCTGGCGCGGCCCCGCCGCAGGCGACTGGACCTCCTCGCTCGACCGGGACGCGTACACCGAGGGTGTGCGCCGCATCCGTACGTACATCGCGGCCGGCGAGGTCTACCAGGCGAACCTCTGCCGGGTGCTGAGCGCCCCGCTGCCCGGCCGGGAGCACGCGGACGTGGACGCCCTCACCGCGCTGCTGGCGCGCGGCAACCCCGCCCCGTACGCAGGAACGATTCGGCTGCCCGCGCACGGCGTCGAGATCGCCACCGCATCGCCGGAGCTCTTCCTGCGCCGGGACGGCCGTACCGTCGAGTCCGGGCCGATCAAGGGCACCGGGCGCACCGAGGACGACCTGCTGGAGAAGGACTACGCCGAGAACGTGATGATCGTGGACCTGGTCCGCAACGACCTGGGCCGGGTCTGCGCCACCGGATCGGTCACCGTCCCCGACCTGTGCGCCGTCGAGAAGCACCCCGGCCTCGTCCACCTCGTCTCCACCGTGCGCGGCCGGCTCGCCGACGACGCCGGCTGGCCGGAGATCCTGGCCGCAGCCTTCCCGCCCGGCTCGGTCACCGGCGCCCCCAAGTCGAGCGCGCTGCGGATCATCGGCGAACTGGAGACCGCCCCGCGCGGCCCGTACTGCGGGGGCATCGGCTGGGTGGACGCCGACCGCTCCACCGCCTCGCTCGCCGTGGGCATCCGCACCTTCTGGACCGACCGCACCGGACCTGCTCCGGTCCTGCGCTTCGGCACCGGGGCGGGCATCACCTGGGGCTCCGACCCGGAACGGGAGTGGGCGGAAACCGAACTGAAGGCGTCCGTACTGCTGGCCCTGGCCTCTGCCCCATAA
- a CDS encoding TFIIB-type zinc ribbon-containing protein, whose protein sequence is MQCPKCHAQMHTYNRNGVQIEQCSGCRGIFLDYGELETLTRLEAQWSQQAPPPAPPQAYPAAPAPAWGAPHHGGHHGHYRQKSFGRMLFSS, encoded by the coding sequence ATGCAGTGTCCCAAGTGCCACGCGCAGATGCACACGTACAACCGCAACGGCGTCCAGATCGAGCAGTGCAGCGGCTGCCGGGGGATATTCCTCGACTACGGCGAGCTGGAGACGCTGACCCGCCTCGAAGCGCAGTGGTCGCAGCAGGCCCCGCCGCCCGCCCCGCCGCAGGCGTACCCCGCCGCCCCCGCCCCGGCCTGGGGCGCCCCGCACCACGGCGGCCACCACGGCCACTACCGGCAGAAGAGCTTCGGCCGCATGCTCTTCTCCTCCTGA
- a CDS encoding aminoglycoside phosphotransferase family protein, whose protein sequence is MNTALVRALGDLAHRAAHPDTGDGCPCPAPAVLADRADGTVVRSGPVVAKAHAAGTDTAALAARLRLAADPAQEGVLLAPLSLPAPPGADPAAHGVPLTELHGRPVTLWPYGEPVDPADPDAAPWEEAGALLARLHRTAPPPPGLRGPRLPAMRGPVKAALAVARMRAAHPGDPADPAVAPVLAAWRGLPGWARGEAAPPAERGGFLCHGDLHLGQLVRHPAPDGPWLLIDVDDTGCGDPAWDLARPAAWYAAGLLPPEVWLRFLDAYRSGGGPAVPPDGDPWPALDVPARALTVQTAALARAKSAAEGRAPDEVEQIMIDACARIAALPPELAGEYTS, encoded by the coding sequence GTGAACACCGCACTCGTACGCGCGCTCGGCGATCTCGCGCACCGGGCCGCCCACCCCGACACCGGGGACGGCTGCCCCTGCCCGGCGCCCGCCGTGCTCGCCGACCGGGCCGACGGCACCGTCGTCCGCAGCGGGCCCGTCGTCGCCAAGGCGCACGCCGCCGGGACCGACACCGCCGCCCTGGCCGCCCGCCTGCGCCTCGCCGCCGACCCGGCGCAGGAGGGCGTCCTGCTGGCCCCCCTGTCGTTGCCCGCCCCGCCCGGCGCCGACCCGGCGGCCCACGGCGTCCCTCTCACCGAACTGCACGGCCGCCCCGTCACCCTGTGGCCGTACGGCGAGCCCGTCGATCCGGCCGACCCGGACGCGGCGCCCTGGGAAGAGGCCGGCGCGCTCCTGGCCCGACTGCACCGCACCGCACCGCCCCCGCCCGGCCTCCGCGGACCCCGGCTGCCCGCCATGCGCGGTCCCGTCAAGGCGGCGCTCGCCGTGGCCCGGATGCGCGCCGCCCACCCCGGCGACCCGGCCGATCCGGCCGTCGCGCCCGTGCTCGCCGCCTGGCGCGGGCTGCCCGGCTGGGCGCGGGGCGAGGCGGCCCCTCCGGCGGAGCGGGGCGGCTTCCTCTGCCACGGCGACCTGCACCTCGGCCAGCTCGTCCGTCATCCCGCTCCGGACGGCCCCTGGCTGCTCATCGACGTGGACGACACCGGCTGCGGCGACCCCGCGTGGGACCTCGCCCGGCCCGCCGCCTGGTACGCGGCCGGACTGCTGCCCCCGGAGGTCTGGCTGCGGTTCCTGGACGCCTACCGGAGCGGCGGCGGCCCCGCCGTACCGCCGGACGGCGACCCCTGGCCCGCCCTGGACGTGCCCGCCCGCGCGCTGACCGTACAGACCGCCGCGCTCGCCCGGGCGAAGTCGGCGGCGGAGGGCCGGGCTCCGGATGAGGTGGAACAGATCATGATCGACGCATGTGCCCGAATTGCCGCGCTCCCGCCCGAGTTGGCGGGCGAATACACGTCGTAG